A stretch of the Arthrobacter stackebrandtii genome encodes the following:
- the cmk gene encoding (d)CMP kinase produces MSNTELNTPNAGGAEAAQAGASDERALRQGRSLVVAVDGPSGSGKSSVSKEVARRLGLAFLDTGAMYRSVAWHCLNGRINLANAAAVEAAARTINMEQTMVPDAELFKVNGINVTDAIREPKISEAVSAVATNLGARAELVRRQRELIDAHGRRIVVEGRDITTVVAPDAEARLILTASEEARLRRRGLQLGGTQTAEQLAEQVLARDAKDSTVVEFHQAADGVYTVDSSDLDFAQTVDAVIAVVRQAVHAGPA; encoded by the coding sequence ATGAGCAACACCGAACTGAACACCCCGAACGCGGGCGGCGCCGAGGCGGCACAGGCCGGAGCTTCCGACGAACGCGCCCTGCGCCAGGGCCGCTCCCTCGTGGTGGCCGTGGACGGCCCCTCGGGTTCCGGCAAGTCCAGCGTGTCCAAGGAAGTGGCACGCCGCCTTGGCCTGGCCTTCCTGGACACCGGCGCCATGTACCGGTCCGTGGCCTGGCACTGCCTGAACGGGCGCATCAACCTGGCGAACGCGGCCGCCGTCGAGGCTGCCGCCCGCACCATCAACATGGAACAGACCATGGTTCCGGATGCGGAACTGTTCAAGGTCAACGGCATCAACGTCACCGACGCCATCCGCGAACCCAAGATCTCCGAGGCCGTCAGCGCCGTGGCCACCAACCTGGGCGCCCGGGCCGAACTGGTCCGCCGCCAGCGCGAACTCATTGACGCGCATGGGCGCCGCATTGTGGTGGAGGGGCGCGACATCACCACGGTGGTGGCCCCTGACGCCGAGGCCCGCCTGATCCTCACCGCCAGCGAAGAGGCCCGGCTGCGCCGCCGCGGCCTGCAGCTGGGCGGCACCCAGACCGCCGAGCAGCTGGCCGAGCAGGTGCTGGCCCGCGACGCCAAGGATTCCACCGTGGTGGAATTCCACCAGGCGGCCGACGGCGTCTACACCGTGGATTCCTCGGAC